A single genomic interval of Actinomycetota bacterium harbors:
- a CDS encoding ABC transporter ATP-binding protein encodes MHPDKTTRAEPILSARGVTKTYRTGTHEVHALRGVDLEVRPGELVMVMGPSGNGKTTLLNCLSGLDDIDTGTVIVDGDDLFAMSDADRTRHRAERMGFVFQSFNLIPVLSAAENVELPLLVTGAAPKVAREQARAMLARVGLADRAGHRPGELSGGEQQRVTVARALVAEPALVWADEPTGALDSRTAGEIVELLHEVHAAGQTLVVVTHDEDLGHSGQRLVEVRDGRVVADGESMAHELQALTAVTS; translated from the coding sequence ATGCATCCCGACAAGACGACCCGCGCCGAACCGATCCTCTCCGCCCGTGGCGTGACCAAGACCTACCGGACCGGCACACACGAGGTGCATGCCCTGCGCGGCGTCGACCTCGAGGTCCGCCCCGGCGAGCTCGTCATGGTCATGGGCCCGTCCGGCAACGGCAAGACCACCCTGCTCAACTGCCTGTCAGGCCTGGACGACATCGACACCGGGACCGTCATCGTCGACGGGGACGACCTGTTCGCGATGTCCGACGCGGACCGGACCCGGCACCGCGCCGAGCGGATGGGCTTCGTCTTCCAGTCCTTCAACCTCATCCCTGTGCTGTCGGCGGCGGAGAACGTCGAACTGCCACTGCTCGTCACGGGCGCCGCTCCGAAGGTCGCCCGCGAGCAGGCCCGGGCGATGCTCGCCCGCGTCGGTTTGGCCGACCGTGCCGGGCACCGGCCCGGCGAGCTGTCAGGCGGTGAGCAGCAGCGGGTCACCGTGGCGCGCGCACTCGTCGCCGAGCCCGCGCTCGTATGGGCGGACGAGCCCACCGGCGCGCTGGACAGCCGCACCGCCGGCGAGATCGTCGAGCTCCTCCATGAGGTCCACGCCGCCGGTCAGACCCTCGTGGTGGTCACCCACGACGAGGACCTCGGGCACTCCGGGCAGCGGCTCGTCGAGGTCCGGGACGGACGCGTCGTCGCCGACGGCGAGTCGATGGCCCACGAGCTCCAGGCCCTCACGGCGGTGACGTCGTGA